One Streptosporangium becharense genomic window, GGCCAGCAGGATCGAACGCTCCTCGTCGGGGGCGGGGTGCGAGGGGTAGCAGATGCGCCGGATCGGCAGGTCGGTGACCGTGGTGCCGCCGACGATGCCGTCGGTCTGCTCCCAGAACGCCCGTCGCACCTGGAAGAGGATCTTGGTGGAGGCGTTGTAGTTCAGCTCGCGGATGGCGCGCTGCTTGCGCCGGGAGAAGGCGGGCCTGGTCTCGATGTCGCGCAGCACCGAGAACGGGATCGTGCAGATGGCGTAGTCACCGGTGATCGTCGTCCTGCCCGAGCCCGTCCGGAGGTGCAGGGTGACCGAGTGGTCGTCCTGCTCGATGGCGGTGACCTCGTGGCCGAACCAGATGTGGTTCTTGAGCTCCCGGTAGAAGGCGGTCGGCAACCGGTCGGTGCCGCCCTCGATCTCCTGCATGTCCTCGAACGCCCGCCCGACGATCTCGCGGAACTGCTCGATGACCGCCGCGTTGAGGTTGGCCTCCCGGAAGCTCATGACACCGTAGAGCTCGATGGCACCCTCGGAGAAGCCGCGCTCGCGCAGGAAACTGCGGATGGAGTAGCGGTCGTACTCGGCGCAGATGCGGTCGAGCGCGTTCTCGCCCTCCTGCTCGTACAGGTCGTGGATCTCCTGCGTGGCGGTGCGCCACAGGTCCTCGTAGGTGCGGCCGCGCTCGTGCCGGGCCAGGTCGAAGTCGACGATCCCGGGGTCACCGTTCAGCTCGCCCATCGTGGTCCTGACGCCCTGGATGTACGCCAGGGTGTCGGGGTTGCCCATGACGAACGGGCGTAGGGTCAGCCCGAACCGCTCGCAGTAGGCCAGCGTGAGGTCGTGCACGCGCGGAATCCGCATCGCGCCCGCTTCGGCGTACAGGCCCGGCGCGAAGTCGCGCAGGGTCAGCACGCGTCCGCCGACCCGCTGCTGGGCCTCCAGGACGACGGGCTCGTGCCCCTGACGCATCAGCTCGTAGGCGGCGACCAGGCCGGCCATCCCGCCTCCGATGATCAGCACGCGCTTGCGCGGCCGGCCGCCGTGGCCCAGTCCGCGCTCGGCCGTCGCGACCAGGTCCGCGGGCACCCTGAGGTCGTGGCTCGGCCGGGGTGCTCCCGTGGCCGCCAGCTCCTCGGGCATGGCCGAACCGAGTGTCGCCGGCATCGACTGTCTCTCGTTCAGAACGTCACACTCCTTCGCCGTCACCTAAAGCATTCGTATGTTTACTTTAAGTAAGCAGTTTTGCCAAGAGGGAGACGGTCGGTGTCCGGTAGGAGGCCGCCGCCCGGCATGGAGCCGCATGGCCACCATGTCTCGGGACGCGCGGGCCGGAGAGACACGGACCGGACTACTCGACGATGCCCGCCCGGAACGCGGCGATGGCCAGCTGCACGCGGTTGGTGACGGACAGCTTGTCGAACAGGCGTGTGACGTGGCTTTTCACGGTCGCCTCGCTCATGTGCAGACGGGCGGCGATGTCGGCGTTGGCATGACCGAGGCCGATCTCGACCAGCACCTGGCGTTCCCGCTCGGTCAGGACCCGGAGCCGGTCGAGGGCGTGACGGCGGCGTGTGCGGTCTTCGGCGGTGAGACGGTCGATGAGCTGCCGGGTGGCGCCGGGCGAAAGCATCGAGTCGCCCGCCGCGGCGAGTCGTA contains:
- a CDS encoding flavin monoamine oxidase family protein, yielding MPATLGSAMPEELAATGAPRPSHDLRVPADLVATAERGLGHGGRPRKRVLIIGGGMAGLVAAYELMRQGHEPVVLEAQQRVGGRVLTLRDFAPGLYAEAGAMRIPRVHDLTLAYCERFGLTLRPFVMGNPDTLAYIQGVRTTMGELNGDPGIVDFDLARHERGRTYEDLWRTATQEIHDLYEQEGENALDRICAEYDRYSIRSFLRERGFSEGAIELYGVMSFREANLNAAVIEQFREIVGRAFEDMQEIEGGTDRLPTAFYRELKNHIWFGHEVTAIEQDDHSVTLHLRTGSGRTTITGDYAICTIPFSVLRDIETRPAFSRRKQRAIRELNYNASTKILFQVRRAFWEQTDGIVGGTTVTDLPIRRICYPSHPAPDEERSILLASYTWGQDALRWGAMSPQKRVDQALEDVAKIHPQIHDHFEFGVTHAWYNDPYAAGAFALFEPHQQSNLHDAIVAPEGRVHFAGEHCSLWHAWIEGALESGLGAARAVHEAA